A genomic segment from Ochotona princeps isolate mOchPri1 unplaced genomic scaffold, mOchPri1.hap1 HAP1_SCAFFOLD_574, whole genome shotgun sequence encodes:
- the LOC131479022 gene encoding E3 ubiquitin-protein ligase TRIM41-like codes for MDAPPTKPTPVQTLQEEAVCPICLDYFTDPVSIRCGHNFCRECITQLWSRKQEEWNAIGLAEEEAVEGIEGLDASNLGEQFEGDLEEAGEIPDSSWDNTDYMWEEEEEVEEEEEEEGEEQDREEEILDLADIQEELMGEDEENVLEEHEEEELQPVNPVLPPEVPQRLFTCPQCRKRFCQSSFRPNVELANMVQVIRQMQPTSEHGRPVNESMCPKHQEALKLFCTVDEEAICVVCRASRGHRKHSVVPLEEVVQAYKAQLQEQLEPLRRHLEAVQNLKAREESRLMEGMSQMNAQVAHVSSEFGQLTYYLYQEQKDLERRIKDQYKRKIWQAQVEAEHLSELTTKLSCLLAETQERSQRGNLRLLQETLGKCEEIQRQLPHVSSPDLSNPKGDDFMKDAVVRKMSQNFCEDAGLNETSDPGTSHAASMPSSDCHDPPDEHAEGY; via the coding sequence ATGGATGCCCCTCCCACAAAGCCCACCCCAGTGCAGACACTTCAAGAGGAGGCTGTGTGCCCCATCTGCCTCGATTACTTCACAGACCCTGTGTCCATCCGCTGTGGGCACAACTTCTGCCGAGAATGTATAACTCAGTTGTGGAGTAGGAAGCAGGAAGAGTGGAATGCGATCGGATTGGCTGAGGAGGAGGCTGTGGAAGGCATTGAAGGGTTGGACGCCTCCAATTTAGGGGAACAATTTGAGGGTGACTTGGAGGAGGCTGGTGAGATCCCAGATTCCAGCTGGGACAACACAGATTACatgtgggaagaggaggaggaagtggaggaggaagaggaggaggaaggggaggagcaggacagggaggaggaaaTCCTGGACTTGGCAGATATACAGGAAGAGCTTATGGGCGAGGATGAAGAGAATGTTCTAGAAGAGCATGAGGAAGAGGAACTGCAGCCTGTTAACCCTGTGCTTCCCCCTGAAGTGCCTCAGAGGCTGTTCACCTGCCCTCAGTGCCGAAAGAGATTTTGTCAGTCCAGCTTCCGCCCCAACGTGGAGCTCGCCAATATGGTGCAGGTGATTCGGCAGATGCAGCCAACCTCTGAGCATGGGAGGCCTGTAAATGAGAGCATGTGTCCTAAGCACCAGGAAGCCCTGAAGCTCTTCTGCACCGTAGATGAAGAGGCCATCTGTGTGGTGTGCCGCGCATCTCGGGGCCACAGAAAGCACAGTGTGGTGCCACTGGAGGAGGTGGTGCAGGCATACAAAGCCCAATtgcaggagcagctggaaccccttAGGAGGCACCTGGAAGCTGTTCAGAACCTGAAGGCCAGGGAGGAGAGTCGTTTGATGGAGGGTATGAGCCAGATGAATGCACAGGTGGCACATGTATCCTCGGAGTTTGGGCAGCTGACTTACTATTTGTACCAAGAGCAGAAAGACCTGGAGAGACGCATAAAAGACCAATACAAACGTAAGATATGGCAGGCACAGGTGGAAGCCGAGCACCTGTCAGAGCTGACCACCAAGCTGAGCTGCCTGCTGGCTGAGACCCAGGAGCGGAGCCAGCGGGGCAACCTACGGCTGCTTCAGGAGACTCTGGGAAAGTGTGAAGAAATACAGCGGCAGCTCCCACACGTCAGCTCCCCTGACCTGAGCAATCCCAAAGGTGATGACTTCATGAAAGATGCCGTCGTGAGGAAAATGAGCCAGAACTTCTGTGAGGATGCAGGCCTGAATGAGACATCTGACCCTGGCACATCTCATGCAGCCTCAATGCCATCTTCTGATTGCCATGACCCACCTGATGAACACGCAGAAGGTTACTAA
- the LOC131479023 gene encoding E3 ubiquitin-protein ligase TRIM41-like, whose protein sequence is MDALVMKGKPEKTVPEEAVCSICLNYFKDPVTIHCGHNFCRGCITQVWCVSDENKDELETELEEEKKDEEEEDKEEAVGACAGLETRNQGKLSASGLEENAKGTSTYGTSTWDSIDDLLADVEKDDEDHVGASPWWKTRSEGEVFDSDLEDFEHNSGNSQSSWDSLDYLLEDEDEEQAVGSSTGLETTNQKELSESGLEDESEETSDNSESIRDSIDDLWEEEEDEENMELEEIQQGSRKVDEEKILREEEEQKDEEEAEEEEKEEHLAPGHPVPAHSVPQRLFTCPQCRKRFCQSSFRPNVELANMVQVIRQMQPTSEHGRPVNESMCPKHQEALKLFCTVDEEAICVVCRASRGHRKHSVVPLEEVVQAYKAQLQEQLEPLRRHLEAVQNLKARKERRVIEVMSLMNAQVAHVSSEFGHLSGCLSQEQAELEIGQAQVEAEHLSELSIKLSYLLAEAQERSHQDSLWLLQETLRKFKEIWEQIPHFSTSVLSNPDSDGCITDAIVRKMSQMFSEGAGRNETPDLGTAPQAPHQADDCHDPPGGQATGGY, encoded by the coding sequence atggaTGCCCTTGTGATGAAGGGTAAGCCTGAGAAGACCGTTCCAGAGGAGGCAGTGTGCAGCATCTGTCTCAACTACTTCAAAGACCCTGTGACCATCCACTGTGGGCACAACTTCTGCCGAGGGTGTATAACTCAGGTGTGGTGTGTGAGCGATGAGAACAAGGATGAACTAGAAACAGAGctagaggaggagaaaaaggatgAAGAAGAAGAGGACAAGGAAGAGGCTGTGGGAGCCTGTGCAGGGTTGGAAACCCGGAATCAGGGAAAATTATCTGCGAGTGGATTGGAGGAAAATGCTAAAGGGACCAGTACCTATGGCACATCCACCTGGGACAGCATAGATGATTTATTGGCGGATGTCGAAAAAGATGACGAAGATCATGTGGGGGCCAGTCCTTGGTGGAAAACCAGAAGTGAGGGAGAAGTATTTGATAGTGACTTGGAGGACTTTGAGCACAACAGTGGCAATAGCCAGTCCAGCTGGGACAGCTTAGATTACCTGTtggaagatgaagatgaagaacAAGCTGTGGGGTCCAGTACAGGATTGGAAACCACGAATCAGAAAGAATTATCTGAGAGTGGCTTGGAGGATGAATCTGAGGAGACCAGTGACAATAGTGAGTCCATCAGGGACAGCATAGATGACctgtgggaggaagaggaagatgaggaaaATATGGAATTGGAAGAGATACAGCAGGGCTCCAGGAAGGTGGATGAGGAGAAAATCCTgcgggaggaagaggagcagaaggacgaagaggaggcagaggaggaagaaaaggaagagcacCTGGCCCCTGGCCACCCAGTACCTGCCCATTCAGTGCCTCAGAGGCTGTTCACCTGCCCTCAGTGCCGAAAGAGATTTTGTCAGTCCAGCTTCCGCCCCAACGTGGAGCTCGCCAATATGGTGCAGGTGATTCGGCAGATGCAGCCAACCTCTGAGCATGGGAGGCCTGTAAATGAGAGCATGTGTCCTAAGCACCAGGAAGCCCTGAAGCTCTTCTGCACCGTAGATGAAGAGGCCATCTGTGTGGTGTGCCGCGCATCTCGGGGCCACAGAAAGCACAGTGTGGTGCCACTGGAGGAGGTGGTGCAGGCATACAAAGCCCAATtgcaggagcagctggaaccccttAGGAGGCACCTGGAAGCTGTGCAGAACCTGAAGGCCAGGAAGGAGCGGCGTGTCATAGAGGTTATGAGCCTGATGAATGCACAGGTGGCACATGTGTCCTCGGAGTTTGGGCATCTGTCTGGCTGTTTATCCCAAGAGCAGGCTGAATTGGAGATAGGGCAGGCACAGGTGGAAGCCGAGCACCTGTCAGAGCTGTCCATCAAGTTGAGCTACCTGCTGGCTGAGGCCCAGGAGCGGAGCCATCAGGATAGCCTATGGCTGCTTCAGGAGACTCTCAGAAAGTTTAAAGAGATATGGGAACAGATCCCACATTTCAGCACCTCTGTCCTGAGCAATCCTGATAGTGATGGCTGCATTACAGATGCCATCGTGAGGAAAATGAGCCAGATGTTCTCTGAAGGTGCAGGGAGGAACGAGACACCAGATCTTGGCACAGCTCCCCAGGCCCCACACCAGGCTGATGATTGCCATGACCCACCCGGTGGACAGGCCACAGGAGGTTACTGA